A genomic segment from Elusimicrobiota bacterium encodes:
- a CDS encoding TolC family protein, with translation MKERTTLKLKKGDKTRRRILETASALMAERGPDAVSMREISARLKITKPVLYYYFKDKDELIKAAFVEGTKHLEELHKEIANPGLTLEQKLARLFSNHLDFIKRYPDMPKCALKIMASPSSGVLSSMARELKQRNRAVLRRILEKENLPRQDADDILHMISAVISYFMIEAREHGAASLSKALPGRLAKLICAGTRHTKALAAALLLWTALVSGARASALNLTLDDAVRTALKNNATVVTAEGTRRIYKEKVTEYWGSVYPQLSATGQYTRNIESPAFFFGGAKIKSGLNNVYSASLDLKQVLWAGGKVSTGIKMAHLYSDASDEQLKIAQKSISMAVKQVYYGVLLARAISGIQKESLDLARQHLDMINAQYKQGIASDLAVLRQKVEVSNTEPALTQAQNLYEEGRIDLKNLLGLDPETDITLSDGFNCAAQNPGEISELYKEALSGRPEYRNMKYQLDLYTEMITIERAEHFPYLSAVASRQFQGQSDSGFPSPGLQSWSTTAGLKLSLPLFAGGSVSSRTRQAELQAGIVRTNLAELERDIKIEVKKAWLNMKEAAERLASQTTAVEQARQALTATEVRFKNGLSSQLELNDASLALNKSQTFYIQAQHDTCSADAKLKWTLGE, from the coding sequence ATGAAAGAACGAACCACGCTCAAACTTAAAAAAGGCGACAAAACCCGCCGGCGCATACTGGAGACCGCCTCCGCGCTCATGGCCGAGCGCGGCCCTGACGCCGTCTCCATGCGGGAAATTTCCGCGCGCCTGAAGATAACCAAGCCCGTCCTCTACTATTATTTCAAGGACAAGGACGAACTTATAAAGGCGGCCTTCGTGGAAGGCACCAAACATCTGGAAGAACTGCACAAAGAGATAGCCAACCCCGGACTGACGCTGGAACAAAAACTGGCGCGGCTATTCTCCAACCATCTGGACTTCATAAAGCGCTACCCCGACATGCCGAAGTGCGCGCTTAAAATAATGGCCTCCCCCTCTTCAGGCGTGCTCAGTTCCATGGCCCGCGAACTAAAGCAGCGCAATCGCGCCGTGCTCCGCCGGATCCTTGAAAAAGAAAACCTCCCGCGGCAGGACGCAGACGACATCCTGCACATGATAAGCGCGGTCATAAGCTATTTCATGATAGAGGCCCGCGAGCACGGGGCAGCAAGCCTTTCAAAGGCCCTGCCGGGCCGCCTGGCAAAACTTATCTGCGCCGGGACGCGCCACACGAAGGCGCTGGCGGCAGCGCTGCTGCTGTGGACAGCCCTGGTTTCCGGGGCCCGCGCTTCCGCGCTGAACCTTACATTGGACGACGCGGTACGGACGGCGCTTAAAAACAACGCCACTGTTGTCACCGCCGAAGGGACCCGCCGTATATATAAGGAAAAGGTCACCGAATACTGGGGTTCGGTTTATCCGCAGCTCAGCGCCACCGGCCAGTACACCCGCAACATAGAGTCGCCCGCGTTCTTTTTCGGCGGCGCCAAGATAAAATCCGGGCTTAACAACGTCTACTCCGCTTCGCTGGACCTGAAGCAGGTGCTCTGGGCCGGCGGCAAGGTTTCCACCGGCATAAAGATGGCGCATTTATATTCCGACGCCAGCGACGAGCAGCTGAAAATCGCGCAGAAAAGCATATCCATGGCGGTTAAGCAGGTGTATTACGGGGTGCTGCTCGCCAGGGCCATATCCGGTATACAGAAAGAGTCGCTGGACCTGGCCCGCCAGCATCTCGACATGATAAATGCCCAGTATAAACAGGGCATAGCCAGCGACCTCGCGGTCCTCAGGCAGAAGGTGGAGGTTTCCAACACCGAACCCGCTCTTACGCAGGCCCAGAACCTTTACGAGGAAGGCCGGATAGACCTGAAGAACCTGCTGGGACTGGACCCGGAGACCGATATTACGCTCTCGGACGGGTTTAACTGCGCCGCACAGAACCCCGGAGAAATTTCCGAACTTTACAAAGAAGCCCTCTCGGGCCGCCCGGAATACCGGAACATGAAGTACCAGCTGGACCTGTACACCGAGATGATAACGATAGAACGGGCGGAACATTTTCCCTACCTGAGCGCTGTCGCCTCCCGGCAGTTCCAGGGCCAGAGCGATTCCGGCTTCCCGTCACCCGGCCTGCAAAGCTGGAGCACCACCGCCGGATTGAAGCTGTCCCTGCCTCTGTTTGCCGGAGGTTCCGTATCCTCGAGGACCAGGCAGGCTGAGCTGCAAGCCGGGATAGTCCGCACGAACCTGGCGGAACTGGAGCGCGACATAAAAATAGAGGTCAAGAAGGCCTGGCTCAATATGAAGGAAGCCGCAGAAAGGCTTGCATCGCAGACAACCGCCGTAGAGCAGGCGCGCCAGGCGCTGACCGCCACCGAGGTCAGGTTCAAGAACGGGCTTTCAAGCCAGTTGGAACTCAACGACGCTTCGCTGGCGCTGAACAAATCACAGACTTTTTACATACAGGCACAGCACGACACCTGTTCCGCCGACGCGAAACTTAAATGGACGCTCGGAGAATAA
- a CDS encoding efflux RND transporter periplasmic adaptor subunit encodes METIKSLTKNISCGTGLRSYSLFAIRYSLFFAAVALMASGCRSRDVEALNNLEKDRFLVKTEKVRVRNLEEYILLTASVKALDEATLYPRTSGKLLRNLLKEGDPVKKDEPVALVERDEVGAVYEPAPVPSTLTGVIGRIYQDTGANLTPQTPIALVVNQAQVRVAVDVPEKYIGKTFQDQRALIKVDAFPDHSFSGQVYRISPVVDSKSRNTAVEVLVDNHDGRLKSGMFAEVRLITASRGAALSVPEGAVVSQDGGDFVFVPAPNGLAARIPVRTGIKTSDFVQVSGIKEGSDVITFGLYGLKDGSKIKVTE; translated from the coding sequence ATGGAAACGATCAAATCCCTTACAAAAAACATATCCTGCGGGACCGGCCTTCGCTCCTATTCGCTATTCGCTATTCGCTATTCGCTATTTTTTGCGGCCGTAGCACTTATGGCCTCCGGCTGCCGCAGCAGGGACGTGGAAGCCCTCAACAACCTTGAAAAGGACCGCTTTCTGGTTAAAACCGAAAAAGTGCGGGTACGCAATCTTGAGGAGTATATACTGCTTACAGCCTCCGTTAAGGCGCTGGATGAAGCCACGCTTTACCCCAGAACTTCGGGCAAACTGCTGCGCAACCTGTTGAAGGAGGGCGACCCGGTAAAGAAGGACGAGCCTGTCGCCCTTGTGGAACGCGACGAGGTGGGCGCGGTGTACGAGCCCGCCCCCGTACCCTCAACACTTACCGGCGTCATAGGCAGGATTTATCAGGACACCGGCGCCAATCTGACGCCGCAGACGCCAATAGCCCTGGTGGTAAACCAGGCACAGGTGCGGGTGGCCGTGGATGTGCCGGAAAAATACATAGGCAAAACATTTCAGGACCAGCGGGCCCTGATAAAAGTTGACGCTTTCCCCGACCATTCTTTTAGCGGACAGGTCTACCGGATAAGCCCGGTGGTGGACTCAAAATCGCGCAACACCGCGGTGGAGGTGCTGGTGGACAACCACGACGGAAGGCTGAAGTCAGGCATGTTCGCCGAGGTCCGCCTGATAACCGCCTCGCGGGGAGCTGCCCTTTCAGTGCCGGAAGGCGCTGTGGTCAGCCAGGACGGAGGAGACTTCGTGTTCGTTCCCGCTCCCAACGGTTTGGCGGCCAGGATTCCGGTGCGCACCGGAATAAAGACCAGCGATTTTGTGCAGGTAAGCGGGATAAAAGAAGGCTCGGACGTTATAACTTTCGGCCTTTACGGCCTGAAGGACGGAAGCAAGATAAAAGTGACGGAATAA